The genomic window AGTGCATGTACACACTCCTGGACAGCTGTCTAGACAGACTAGACATCTTTGAGTTCCTCAACCACGTAGAAGACGGACTCAAGGACCATTACGACATCAAGGTATCCTGAACAGCTTCCTGACAGGACTTCAACACTAGCCTGCCTGGAGAGGTAGTCTGTATGTAGATCagacgacaggagagagaggtagtctgtatgtagatcagacgacaggagagagaggtagtctgtatgtagatcagacgacaggagagagaggtagtctgtatgtagatcagacgacaggagagagaggtagtctgtatgtagatcagacgacaggagagagaggtagtctgtatgtagatcagacgacaggagagagaggtagtctgtatgtagatcagacgacaggagagagaggtagtctgtatgtagatcagacgacaggagagagaggtagtctgtatgtagatcagacgacaggagagagggagaggtctgtctgatTTAAAAGGCAGGATGTATAATGCATCACAGGGCCTGTATTGAGGAGTGTTGGTTTATGGGGATGTTGTTTATCAGATGCTGACGTTCCTGATGCTGGCTAGACTCTCCACTCTGTGTCCCAGTGCTGTGCTACAGAGGCTGGACAGACTGGTTGAGCCGCTACGCGCCACCTGCACCACCAAGGTGAGACCAGACACACGGTCCCTGGTATAGGACCattcagagaccagacacactgtccctggtatagtaccattcacagagaccagacactgtccctggtatagtaccattcacagagaccagacactgtccctggtatagtaccattcacagagaccagacccaacactgtccctggtatagtaccattcacagagaccagacccaacactgtccctggtatagtaccattcacagagaccagacccaacactgtccctggtatagtaccattcacagagaccagacccaacactgtccctggtatagtaccattcacagagaccaaacactgtccctggtatagtaccattcacagagaccagacactgtccctggtatagtaccattcacagagaccagacactgtccctggtatagtaccattcacagagaccagacactgtccctggtatagtaccattcacagagactaGGACCCCAACACTGTCctgtatagtaccattcacagagaccagacccaacactgtccctggtatagtaccattcacagagaccagacccaacactgtccctggtataggaccattcacagagaccagacactgtccctggtataggaccattcacagagaccagacactgtccctggtataggaCCATTCacagaccagacactgtccctggtatagtaccattcacagagagacccaacactgtccctggtatagtaccattcacagagactccaacactgtccctggtatagtaccattcacagagaccagacccaacactgtccctggtatagtaccattcacagagactagacccaacactgtccctggtatagtaccattcacagagaccagacccaacactgtccctcggtatagtaccattcacagagacaggtGACACTGTCCCCGGTATACCAcattcacagagaccaggacccaacactgtccctggtatagtaccattcacagagacccaacactgtccctggtatagtaccattcacagagaccagacactgtccctggtatagtaccattcacagagaccagacactgtccctggtatagtaccattcacagagaccagacactgtccctggtatagtaccattcacagagaccagacccaacactgtccctggtatagtaccattcacagagaccagacccaacactgtccctggtatagtaccattcacagagaccagacccaacactgtccctggtatagtaccattcacagagaccagacccaacactgtccctggtatagtaccattcacagagacccagacactgtccctggtatagtaccattcacagagaccaacactgtccctggtatagtaccattcacagagacccgacactgtccctggtatagtaccattcacagagacccagACCCAACACtcccctggtatagtaccattcacagagacccaacactgtccctggtatagtaccattcacagagacttaacactgtccctggtatagtaccattcacagagagactcaacactgtccctggtatagtaccattcacagagacccaacactgtccctggtatagtaccattcacagagaccaacactgtccctggtatagtaccattcacagagaccagacactgtccctggtatagtaccattcacagagaccagacactgtccctggtatagtaccattcacagagaccagacactgtccctggtatagtaccattcacagagaccagacactgtccctggtatagtaccaccacagagaccagacactgtccctggtatagtaccattcacagagaccagacactgtccctggtatagtaccattcacagagaccagacccaacactgtccctggtatagtaccattcacagagaccagacactgtccctggtatagtaccattcacagagaccagacactgtccctggtatagtaccattcacagagaccagacactgtccctggtatagtaccattcacagagaacactgtccctggtatagtaccattcacagagagacactgtccctggtatagtaccattcacagacccagacactgtccctggtatagtaccattcacagagagaccactgtcccagacagagaccgacactgtccctggtatagtaccattcacagagaccagacccaacactgtccctggtatagtaccattcacagagaccagacccaacactgtccctggtatagtaccattcacagagaccaacactgtgtccctggtatagtaccattcacagagaccagacccaacactgtccctggtatagtaccattcacagagaccagacactgtcccctggtatagtaccattcacagagaccagacccaacactgtccctggtatagtaccattcacagaccagatcaacactgtccctggtatagtaccattcacagagaccagacactgtccctggtatagtaccattcacagagaccagacactgtccctggtatagtaccattcacagagaccagacccaacactgtccctggtatagtaccattcacagagacccaacactgtccctggtatagtaccattcacagagaccagacccaacactgtccctggtatagtaccattcacagagaccaagacactgtccctggtatagtaccattcacagagacccaacactgtccctggtatagtaccattcacagagacccaacactgtccctggtatagtaccattcacagagaccagacactgtccctggtatagtaccattcacagagaccagacccaacactgtccctggtatagtaccattcacagagacccaacactgtccctggtatagtaccattcacagagacccaacactgtccctggtatagtaccattcacagagactcaacactgtccctggtatagtaccattcacagagacccaacactgtccctggtatagtaccattcacagagacccaacactgtccctggtatagtaccattcacagagacccaacactgtccctggtatagtaccattcacagagaccagacactgtccctggtatagtaccattcacagagaccagaccctgtccctggtatagtaccattcacagagaccagacactgtccctggtatagtaccattcacagagaccagacactgtccctggtatagttccattcacagagaccagacactgtccctggtatagtaccattcacagagaccagacccaacactgtccctggtatagtaccattcacagagaccagacactgtccctggtataggaccattcacagagaccagacactgtccctggtatagtaccattcattCAGAGACCAGActccaacactgtccctggtatagtaccattcacagagaccagattccaacactgtccctggtatagtaccattcacagagaccagacccaacactgtccctggtatagtaccattcacagagagacactgtccctggtatagtacccaacatcagacactgtccctggtatagtaccattcacagagaccagacccaacactgtccctggtatagtaccattcacagagaccagacactgtccctggtatagtaccattcattcaccagacactgtccctggtatagtaccattcacagagacccgacactgtccctggtatagtaccatctCACAGAGACCtcacccaacactgtccctggtatagtaccattcacagagaccagacccaacactgtccctggtatagtaccattcacagagactcaacactgtccctggtatagaccagacccaacactgtccctggtatagtaccattcacagagaccagacactgtccctggtatagtaccattcacagagaccagacactgtccctggtatagtaccattcacagagatccagacactgtccccggtatagtaccattcacagagaccagacactgtccctggtatagtaccattcacagagaccagacactgtccctggtatagtacca from Oncorhynchus gorbuscha isolate QuinsamMale2020 ecotype Even-year unplaced genomic scaffold, OgorEven_v1.0 Un_scaffold_14180, whole genome shotgun sequence includes these protein-coding regions:
- the LOC124030703 gene encoding cullin-associated NEDD8-dissociated protein 1-like; the protein is MGPFKHTVDDGLDIRKAAFECMYTLLDSCLDRLDIFEFLNHVEDGLKDHYDIKMLTFLMLARLSTLCPSAVLQRLDRLVEPLRATCTTKVRPDTRSLV